One Halobacterium sp. DL1 DNA window includes the following coding sequences:
- a CDS encoding branched-chain amino acid ABC transporter permease has protein sequence MRLWLVILAAAVGTYIFRVSFVTLFGRMDEVPARVERTLAFVPPAVLAALVAPELFLSDGSFAVSLGNDRLLAGLVAAGVAWYTEDMLATVAVGMGVLYALSLLP, from the coding sequence GTGAGACTCTGGCTGGTCATCCTGGCCGCGGCTGTCGGGACGTACATCTTCCGGGTGTCCTTCGTTACGCTGTTCGGTCGGATGGACGAGGTCCCGGCGCGCGTCGAGCGCACTCTCGCGTTCGTTCCGCCCGCGGTGCTTGCCGCGCTCGTCGCGCCGGAACTGTTCCTCAGCGACGGGTCGTTCGCCGTCTCGCTGGGCAACGACCGCCTGCTCGCCGGCCTGGTCGCGGCGGGTGTCGCGTGGTACACCGAGGACATGCTCGCCACCGTCGCCGTGGGGATGGGGGTGCTGTACGCACTCTCGCTGCTACCGTAA
- a CDS encoding branched-chain amino acid ABC transporter permease — protein sequence MTERADFLSGIWGAMPAMPANIPFGFVAGAAAVQAGFTDVQAVAMSALIFGGAAQLAAIDLLNSGSPLVVVTLTAIVVNVRYTMYSAAIAPYFRRFSERWRLICCQFIVDTTFAIAVTEYERDEDTDRLSYYLGVSAAIYGMYVLGTVVGVLVGNRIPDGFQLEFAVPLLFLALLVPSITDEPTTVAAAVGGFVALAAVGVPMNLGIVIAALSGVVAGVVVDATGVGQ from the coding sequence ATGACCGAACGAGCCGACTTCCTGTCGGGAATCTGGGGAGCGATGCCGGCGATGCCGGCCAACATCCCGTTCGGGTTCGTCGCGGGCGCGGCGGCCGTCCAGGCCGGCTTCACGGACGTCCAGGCGGTGGCGATGTCTGCGCTCATCTTCGGCGGCGCGGCCCAGCTCGCGGCCATCGACCTCCTGAACAGCGGGTCGCCCCTCGTGGTCGTCACCCTCACGGCGATCGTGGTGAACGTCCGGTACACGATGTACAGCGCCGCCATCGCGCCCTACTTCCGGCGGTTCTCCGAGCGCTGGCGGCTCATCTGCTGTCAGTTCATCGTCGACACGACGTTCGCCATCGCCGTCACCGAGTACGAGCGAGACGAGGACACCGACCGGCTGTCGTACTACCTCGGCGTCTCCGCCGCCATCTACGGGATGTACGTCCTCGGCACGGTGGTGGGCGTGCTGGTCGGCAACCGCATCCCTGACGGGTTCCAGCTAGAGTTCGCGGTCCCCCTCCTCTTCCTCGCGCTCCTGGTCCCGTCGATAACCGACGAACCGACGACAGTCGCGGCCGCCGTCGGCGGGTTCGTCGCGCTCGCCGCCGTCGGCGTGCCGATGAACCTCGGCATCGTCATCGCCGCACTCAGCGGCGTCGTGGCGGGCGTGGTCGTCGACGCGACAGGGGTGGGCCAGTGA